The genome window CAACAAAGCTACCCAAAATGGTTTTAATTGGCAGTTCAGGTGGAGAACGTTTAGTAAGCAATAAGCTTCTAACAGTACAATGATCTTACAATTCTACCAGACTGTAATTATCCAAACTGTAGGCCATGTATGTTATCTTATTTCTAACCAAACTGTACCATCTACTAGTTGGGATATGTCCTTTATTAAATAAGTGAGCTTAAATTGTAACATTTTGATTGATGCAATCATCCTAAATATGTGGTAGgtaattcaatttaattctcatatatttttaaaatgttggtTCAGGCTGTTGGGTCAGTAACAATCCAAATCTTTGTTTGACTGTTATCCTCTGCCTTGAATACTTATCTTCAGGAGAAAAGCGTGCTAAAATAGAAGgttcaaattattaattacaagTGAAAAACTAATACTAATTGATTCTGTATTACCTGGGTGGGCGGAGGAAGTCGGCTTACCGTTAGGGTCTGCCTTCtgtattaacaaaaatttaatagttgGAG of Tenebrio molitor chromosome 6, icTenMoli1.1, whole genome shotgun sequence contains these proteins:
- the Nop10 gene encoding H/ACA ribonucleoprotein complex subunit 3 yields the protein MYLMYYIDNAGNRVYTLNKADPNGKPTSSAHPARFSPEDKYSRQRITVKQRFGLLLTQQPEPTF